In the Mesorhizobium sp. M1D.F.Ca.ET.043.01.1.1 genome, AAAGGACAGCTCGAGGCCGCCCGCGCCTTCGGCATGAGCCGCTTCAAGATCTTCCGCCGCATCTGGCTGCCGCAGGCCTTCTATCGCGCGCTGCCGACGCTGACCGGCGAGACCGTGCTGCAGCTCAAGTCGACGCCGCTGGTGGCGACGATCAGCGTCATCGATATCTTTGCAGTCTCGTCCAAGGTCCGGCAGGACACCTACCTGACCTACGAGCCTTTGCTGCTGCTGGCTTTGATCTATATGACGATCACCGGCATCCTGGTGCTCATATTCAGCAGAATCGAGGCGCGGATTCCGATCAAGATCGGGTAGTGAGTAGTCAATAGCGAGCAGTGAGCAGGGCTGTTCGCGTTTGTCACCACTCACTAATCCCTACTCACTATTCGCTACTCACTAAGGCAATCGCCATGCAGCTCACTCTCGACCAGGCAACAGGCCTATGCCGGATGGCGGCGCTCGGCGCCGGCGCCAACGAGGAGGCGGCGCAGTCGCTCACCGCCTCGATCATCGCGGCGGAGGCGGAGGGCCTGGCGAGCGTCGGCCTGTCGCATTTCATCGACTATCTCGAAGCGATCGAAGCCGGCCGCATCGACGGCAATGCCGATCCTGTCATCACCCGGCCGGCGCTGGCGGTCTATCTCTCCGACGCGCGCGGCGGGCTTGCCCATACCGGCTTCGACCGCACGATCGAGGATCTCGCCAAGGCGGCAAGGCTGTTCGGTGTCGCCATCTTCTCGCAGAAGAACGCCTATACCTGCGGCGCGCTCGGCTATTTCACCGGACGGCTGGCCCAGCAGGGCCTGGTCTCCTTCGCCGCCACCAACGGACCGGCGGTGCTCGCCGGCTCCGGCTCCGTCAAGCCGGTCTACTGCACCAATCCGATGTCCTTTGCAGCACCTGCCGCCGACGGATCGCCGCTGGTGATCGACCAGTCGTCGAGCGCCACCGCCTTCGTCAACATCCGCAAGGCGGCGGAAGACGGCAAGAAGATCCCCGAAGGCTGGGCGCTGGACGCCAGCGGCAATCCGACCACCGACCCGGCGGCGGCGATGAAGGGGGCGATGCTGGCCTTCGGCGGCCAGCGCGGCGCCAACATCGCGCTTATGGTCGAAGTGCTGGCGGCAGGCATTTCCGGCGCCAACTGGTCGCTCGACGCGCCCTGGTTCACCGGCGGGCCGGACAGCCCCGGAACCGGGCTCTTCGTTTTGGCCATCGAGCCCAAGCTGCTCGACCCGGACTTCGAGCAGCGCATGAAGGACCAGCTGGACCGGCTGCGGCGGCGCTATGGCGTGCACATCCCCGGCCGCGCCCGCGCCGAGGCCGCCGAGAAGGCGGGCGCGCGCGGCATCGACGTTCCGAAGGCGGTTGTGCAGCGCATTTCCGAATTCGCCGAACGCTATTCGGCCTGATCAAGACAATCCACGGCAGCAGGCCGCGTTTCTTCACACGGCCCTTGAACCTTTTTTCACCCGGCGGCGACCCATCAGCGGCACCCACATCGCAAGCCGCAGAGAGGGTGGCTTGGGTAGCGGCTTGCGGTTGGCGGCGCCGCGCCGGGCGTCCAGGGCCGGGGCGGGCGTGCTTGCTTCACGCCGCCTTGATACCGTCTCAGGTCAGGCCGCCTCGTTGGTCCCTGTTTCGGTGCGCGCACTGCCCGGAAAACCCCGCTTCGGCGGGGTTTTCTGTTTTCGGCTAAAGTGCAGCGATCCCGTGCCTTTAGTCATCCGCGGCTGGCACCGCGATCAGGTCGACGCGCCTATCGGCAAGGTGTTCCGGGCGGGTGAAAAACAAGGCGGCGGCGACCTCCGGTCGCTCTTTGCCTTTGACGCGAAACGGATTAAGAAGCGGCTTCAGCCAAGCTTTTGCGCGCGGAGCCAACCATGACCGAAATCCTGCAGACCCCCAAGCTCGTCGTCGTGTTCGGCGGCTCGGGATTCGTCGGCCGTCATGTCGTTCGCGCGCTGGCCAAGCGCGGCTACCGCATCCGGGTCGCCTGCCGGCGGCCGGACCTTGCCGGCCATGTGCAGCCGCTCGGCAATGTCGGCCAGATCCAGCCGGTGCAGGCCAATGTGCGGGTACGCTGGTCGGTCGACCGCGCGGTGCAGGGCGCCGACCACGTCATCAATCTGGTCGCCATCCTGCATGAGACCGGACGGCAGAAATTCGGCTCCGTGCACGAGTTCGGTTCGCGCGCCGTCGCCGAGGCGGCGCGCTCGGTCGGCGCCGGCGTCACCCATGTCTCGGCGCTCGGCGCCGATTTGAGGTCGCCGTCGGGTTATGCCCGCACCAAAGCGCTCGGCGAGAAGGCGGTGTTCGAGACGGTACCCGATGCCGTCATCTTCCGTCCGTCGATCAATTTCGGACCCGAGGACAGCTTCTTCAACCGCTTCGCCAGCATGGCGCGCTACTCCCCTGTCCTGCCGCTGATCGGCGGCGGCCAGACAAAATTCCAGCCGGTCTATGTCGGCGATGTCGCCGAGGCGATCACGCGCTCGGTCGACGGCAAGGTCAAGGGCGGCGACATCTATGAGCTCGGCGGTCCGCAGGTGCTGACCTTCAAGGAATGCATGGAGGAGATGCTCGCCGTGATCGACCGCAGGCGCTTCCTGGTGCCGGTGCCGTGGTGGGTGGCGAACCTGCAGGCCTCGATCCTTCAGCTGTTGCCCAGTCCGCTGCTGACTAAGGACCAGGTGCTGCAGCTGCGCGAGCACAATGTCGTTTCCGAAGCCGCCGCCAAGGCGAACAGGACGATCACAGGCCTCGGTATCCAGCCGCAGGCGATCGCGACGATCCTGCCGAGCTATCTCTGGCGCTTCCGCGCCGCCGGCCAGTTCCAGCAGCGCCGGCCGATAGCCGACCGGTAGGCAAATCGGGCAAATGCCCGACGGGTGTTTCCGTCCGGGATCGCTCTCATCTGCGAGAGCGCCTAGCGCAATTCCAGGAAAAGTGTGAGCGGTTTTCCTGGAATTGCTCTAGCCGCGAGGGGAAACCTGCATCGGCAGTCCGCCCTGCGGCTGCGTGGTCAGTTTTTGCACCGGCCATGGCCGGGTTTCCGACGTCACGTCGAAGCGGAAGCGCGACAGCAGTACAGCCAGCGCAATAATCGCCTCCTGCATGGCGAAGCTGGCGCCGATGCAGACGCGCGGGCCGGCGCCGAAAGGCAGGTACTGGAAGCGGTCGATCCGGTCGCGGTTTTCCGGATGGAAGCGCTCCGGCATGAAGGCGTCCGGCCTGTCCC is a window encoding:
- a CDS encoding Ldh family oxidoreductase, producing the protein MQLTLDQATGLCRMAALGAGANEEAAQSLTASIIAAEAEGLASVGLSHFIDYLEAIEAGRIDGNADPVITRPALAVYLSDARGGLAHTGFDRTIEDLAKAARLFGVAIFSQKNAYTCGALGYFTGRLAQQGLVSFAATNGPAVLAGSGSVKPVYCTNPMSFAAPAADGSPLVIDQSSSATAFVNIRKAAEDGKKIPEGWALDASGNPTTDPAAAMKGAMLAFGGQRGANIALMVEVLAAGISGANWSLDAPWFTGGPDSPGTGLFVLAIEPKLLDPDFEQRMKDQLDRLRRRYGVHIPGRARAEAAEKAGARGIDVPKAVVQRISEFAERYSA
- a CDS encoding complex I NDUFA9 subunit family protein, which encodes MTEILQTPKLVVVFGGSGFVGRHVVRALAKRGYRIRVACRRPDLAGHVQPLGNVGQIQPVQANVRVRWSVDRAVQGADHVINLVAILHETGRQKFGSVHEFGSRAVAEAARSVGAGVTHVSALGADLRSPSGYARTKALGEKAVFETVPDAVIFRPSINFGPEDSFFNRFASMARYSPVLPLIGGGQTKFQPVYVGDVAEAITRSVDGKVKGGDIYELGGPQVLTFKECMEEMLAVIDRRRFLVPVPWWVANLQASILQLLPSPLLTKDQVLQLREHNVVSEAAAKANRTITGLGIQPQAIATILPSYLWRFRAAGQFQQRRPIADR